From the genome of Anopheles funestus chromosome 2RL, idAnoFuneDA-416_04, whole genome shotgun sequence:
GCAGCTCAACGTGGTGAAGTATGGAGCCGTCCCAAGCATGAATAATGTCGTCATTAGTCCGAACCAAAACTCGGCTACCTTTGTCCTGGGATCGCAGCAATCCGTCGGTAGCAGCATTGGATCGTCGGGCCGTCCCGAGGGTGTAGGCCATTTTGTGGGCTCGGTGTCACAAGATACAGCTTCGGCGGCAGCCCTGAGCGCCGGTCGTCCCTCCTATCAGATGGGACAGGTACTAGATGAGCCACACGATCAAACCAACATTGGAGCGTCAGTGCAGGTACAGGTAAAACCGCAAGACATCATCAAAACAACGAGTGTTCGGTTCCCTAGCGAGTCGGACGACAAGTACGATAACGCGCCCATCATCAGTGGTACACACAAATCGGAAGTGTTGCCTCCGAACGGTCACTCAGCACCGGTACGCAACGATCAGATGGTTGTTTTCCCTCCGAACCAAGAAATCGCCAGCACGTTGCATGAGGTGTCGAACCGCATTGTGTTTGACTCGCCTGCACCACCGAGCGAATCGCTTAATCGCAACGAACTAGCAATCGCCCCGAATCCGAACTATCCGGCAGACTTACCGGAACAGTTGACGCCTCCTACCGCTCCCGAGCGACCTGATCTGATTAAACAACGACCTCGGCCACCGGTACCAGCTCAAGGACCACCGTTCCGGTACAGCGAAATACAGCGCCGTCCCTCAACGTATCCAAGCGATCGTCCATCACGGCCAACACTTACACTGCCGAATATTCTACCACAATTCCGACCGAATGCGAAGATTTCACAGGGCCATCCACCATACATGAAGGAACCGGGCACGTATCGTGTTCCTCCTTCAGCGATGCTCGTTAAGGCAGGTCCGCCATTACGCAAACCTGCCGGTTATAACGTTCCCAACAGTCTGCCACCGACGACAGCAGTCCGAAGAACGCCACTTCCAACGCGTCTAATGACACGCCTTAGCCCAGCACCTAGCCGTCCTCAGATGCATCCAGCATCGGCCGAGCTGGAGAACCGTCGCTACTATcgactaccaccaccaccgccaacaATGATTAAGGATCGCGTGTACAACATTCAACCGCCCCGTCTTCAGCCTCCTCCACTTCCGCCCCAACCGTCCGGAAGCCCGACCAACATCATACCGCCAGCAGTTACTTCCTCGGAGAAACCAAACGAACCATTAGAGGACAGCGAGTTCCATCGCAATCCACCACAGATTCTGCGCAACATACTGAAGGACGATCAACAGCAGAGACCCAAACTAGAACCCGTCGTAACGCTACAGATGCTACAGTCGAAGAAGCAGGCATCGTCCAGCAACTCTCCGGCCGCACAAGATTCACTGGGTGAGGAAAGCAATAACGTTTTGGCTGGATCTTCACAGTCTCAGCAGCAGGAAAACGTTAACAAAGATCGCCCAGTTTATGTGGTATATCCGGTTAAGAGTACACCTGTACGATTGGACAGCAAAGCACCAAACGGTGATACAATCGTGGTTGGACATCGTGGAGAGCAACTGCCATCGAAACCGATCAGTCCTGGTACGGAGTATCAAAACACACCCTTTTCGATTGCGTCTCACTTTGAGCAGGAACCAATTCTAACGGCTAAACACAGGAAACCAAACCCCAACGGTAAAGTTAATTTCCCCTACAGTCTTGAGAAACCGGACCCTTTCGCATTGGCACAGCAGCTCGATAAAGAACAATCAGCTGGCCAACCAGCACAGGATCTTTCGGAATCGGACTCCGAGTATAATCTTGGTGAAGAACCAACGAATGTGCGTGACCAGGATCAGGACCTGATCTCGAGCAAGTTGCAACGTTTCCAGACGGACAGTACACCGATTGCGATCGCTTACACACCGACAGAGTCCAGTCCGTTGGGGTCTAACAGTATGCGGTACAGCAAACCGGTAGGTGGATACGGATCGGCAGCCAGCAATTACTACTATTCGCCGTACGGTGAAACACAGACGGAAGTGTCCTATCTGAAGATTGACGATGTAGATGAGTTTGGCAATCCTTCGCGACGCTACGAACAGAGTTTCCAGGCACCGTTCCAAGCTAGTATGAGTCTCGATCCGGTTAAAGTAACCAATCCCTACGAAGGATGGGCCGTAGTAACTTCTTCTCCACAGGCACTCAAgctccaacagcagcaaacagtgAACAAACCCGAACCAGCTCCTGTCCGTCAGTACAACAGTCCGAACACGATCGATCGTTCGGATGTCGGTGACACAACCTCGACGGGTACTGGGGAAGATAGTGCTGATCGTTCACCATCCGCACCGGTTACTGTATCTTCCGCATCTACCACCACCTTCGATCCGAACAGTTTCCAGCCGGAGCTGCAGGGAGGATTCCGTCCAATTTACGGAGCGGATATGAAGTTGAGCGAGCAGCTCAATCCTGATCCGCAGCGATCGAGCGTAGCCGATCTGTTCGCTGAAGACAATGAGAATGAAACAGTTAAAGCGCCGCAGAACATTACGACTAAACTTCAACCAGTAGAATCGAAAccgaaaatagtgaaaaaggaAGAACCGGACAGTGGAATGGATCTGGATCTGGAGGCATTCTTTGATCAGTTCACGAAAGACTATGACGATGGAGATACCGGTCTGGATGATGTGACCATGAGCGAAGAAACTACGAACGAAGCATTGCCGGGCAGTGACGAAAGTCAGTACCGTAGCGCTAGCGAAGGACGAAGCAGTAAGGGAACGGCAGAAGAGCCAAGTGTAAGCTCCTCGTCGGAAAGTGTCACTGATAGCGCTGCTACAGTTAAGACGGCGGAAGAACCCGTCACGAAAGCGACGTGAGCTTTGCCGAAGAACAAGCCTTTAATGACTCGTATCCTTAGGGTAAATCCGCTAGTACCGTGCATGAATGAGACAATGATTGGTTGGTAATGCTAGAGCGCGCGAGATGTACGGATGAATGCGAACCTGGGGATGTAGAAGTGGTACATAAGCAGGTGGGGTTTTGGGATTTtgcaacgaaaagaaaatgaaccgAAATGAAGACAGCCAACCGACAACAGGAGAGCACAGCCGTTGACAAACCTTAACTCCTCCAAACCAATAGGATCGTGCAGATGATGATGTAGGGGCCGGCACAGTGTGACCGGCAGGTCGCAATCCGCCCGGCGGTACCGAATTCTTGAGTATCTAATGTTAAGCAACACCGGCCACCATCTTACAAGGCTGCCATCGCAAAACCGAAAGTAAGAGGCCGACGCCGTTGGACGATGGTGCAAACGCTAGTCAATAAAACGGCTGCCACAATCCAAAACCTGCACCAGAAAGCAACGAAACAACGAAATTCATACgctaaaaacacaaacacacacaatggcCATCAATGCGTGTTGGTGGCTACTATTTGTCTATAGTGtaagaaagaaggaaggagCTTAATATTGGATACTTGATACTAGAGAGACAGGCAATTCCCAACCAAACGTGGTTCTCGCTGCGTAGTGTTGGAATTGGGATATTCTTTAATAACTCGAACGACAGTGTACCAACATTTGGTTGAATccctgcaaaacaaaaaatgcctcCCTTTTGTCCTAACCACAGGTTAATAGACATGTAAGATACAAATTCCATTCTGACCACACGCTAACGATAAAGTGTTACAAGAGGATCGTATCAGCTCCTGGACGAGCAAGCGAGaatattcatttaaattaaattatttatttatttattgaactaaaacaaactaaaacccGAACGACTTCAATCGAGCTCTGTAAAAGATGTAATGCGGTTGATTCAACTGAATTTTCCCTTTGCGCAAGTTATTCAAAATGGAAGCTGATCTTCTTGATGTGGATCAAATTGAGCGGAAGCTAGATTAAAATACAGCTTAAGTAACACGTCTGTAAATGCTTGAGGTCCGTGAGGTGGACCGCAAGTGGGAAGCAGCAAGTGTACGGAGGTAGAAAAAGATAAGTACAGTAAAACCTTCACTAGCCAGTAAGTTGCTGATCGGTAACCGCATAGAGAGAACGGTTATGTACTGTGTAAGACGTAAATAATGAGACAATAAAGAGAatcaaaaaactaaaatagcGAAATAACGATTAAATATATCACACATTTCAAAGGATATTGCATCACGTGTCATCATCGATGAATTGAAAATGACCAACACGAAAAAATTTCGTTTGCAATGGATTGGATTGCTCTAACTTAAGACAAGGACAAACCTGCATTTCATCAGCATTTTAAACGCTCGCACAGAACGTTTCATCACGCGCCGTCCTGGCCGGCATAGGGTTGTGCAGAATCAGACTCGAATTTGGTTCATCGGATTTTCCGGGGCCTTTTGCCAGTTCTTAAAAATCATCTGCTTTAGCTGCGATAATTTCAGTGACGGGTGCTCCTGTTTTAGACGTTTCAGTTCCTCCTCTTCGTACGCTTTGTAGGCTGCCTTCATACGCTTTTCCGGATGGCGATCGGCGGCTGACGCATCTCCCATGCTGAGCACCGCAATGGCTTGATCGATCGTTTGTGCTACTTCCGTGTCCGCCATCACACGGTTCAGATTCTCTTCTAGCGGAATTTCCTTCGGGACAGGTTTCGGTTTGACCGCGGCCGCGGTCGATGCTTCCACTGCACGATTGCGCTTCTCTATTTCAGACTCAATTTGAGATCGTGTTACCTTTGCGGCCGGTACCTTTGCCGTCGTCTTGATGGAGTTCATTTCTTCTTCAAGTAGAGCTTTGGTTTCCGCCTTCTTGCGTGCCGCTTCCGCTTTTCGTCGTTCGTCCTCCTCCTgcgggaaagaaaatattattaaaaaagtgTACACTACCATAATGCATttgattgcataccttttgtttctttttcttcgccaACTGCTTGTCGTCGTCTACCCAAAGTGCATCCTCCGCCGCTTTGGCTGCCTTATCGTTGGCAACCTTTTTGGCCTCCGCTTTACGTTCCCGTGCCTCGACGGCTTTTGAGTTGATTCCCATCTTTTTCGGCATTTTGGAACGCTATCCGAAAATGAATTTCTAACCCGGCTATTTGTTGCTCGCAGTAAATTTTCTCCTTCTGCTGTGTTACTTACACCACATTCAATATTTTAGCTGCATGTAATTCACTCTATCCTGCACCCTTGGCAAAGGTTAATTAATTGTCACTCATAGTAAAACATGAGTTTATTGATTCTTCTGCAAAATGCTTCCAATGCTTCCAAAAAAGCTGAATTTTACTGTGTTCAATTATTTACCGTACAATCTCGCTGGCAATATTTTGGTAAACAAAAGCCATACCGATTTTGACAGCAAGGTTGACCAGTAGGTTTATAATACATTATTGAATACTGTATGGATTCAACATGGCACAGGGTGTCTCAATATAATACGAGCATGTGGTATTTAAATTTAGAAAGCGATAATTCGTTACAATTCTATTTGATTTCATGTAAGTAAGTAATTTAAGATCATTAAAGTGTTTTATTCTACCATTTAAGTAAAACACAGACAGTTGTTTGTGTAGACTAGTTTATTGTTGTATTACGTCGTTAAACATACAATTCTTAGTGCTTAGTTCGTTCGCAATGGATgaaacagaataaataaaatatcactCTTTTTCGTCAGAAGCTTCAACCTTCCTTCAACCGTTCACCGTTTGCCATGATCAACAACGATGAGGTGTAAATAATTTGCTTACATTTGTTTAAACACTTTCGTAACCATTTGTCGCATTACATCGTGTGGCGTAAGTGCGAATGTGAGCTGTGTGCTTATGAATTCGGCAGCTAATTGTTTGTACGGAGTGGGAATCAATTCGAGGCAGtaacaaaaaatctttaacAGATCAATCACACACAAGCCGATACCGAGCAGAAACTGATCTTGGTAGCGATGGATTAGAATGGGTTCAATTTTGATCTTGCTACGTTACAATAGGAGTTGTAAGTACAGCTGATGGACACCGAACATTGAAtggcaccttttttttgcggaatTGAGAGACTTTCTATGCCGCACAGTATCAGTAGAGAACGAATCGTCCGAGTAGAAATACGATCGTTAAAGCACCTGTGATCGGCACATGATCATGATGCAATTTCGCAACTCCATTATACTCCGCTTCGGTGACATACTCCGGTACATGGCGTGTTTTGTTCATCATCCAGTAAAACGCGTCCATTTTATGCTTTCGCTTAAGTTCGCTTCCAACGTGCTGGCGAATGCGTGAGTTGTAGTCGTTTAACCATTTTTTCTGCAGAGAATTAAGTAGAAAATCGAACAATATTACATAATTCCAAGTCAATGATCACAGTCACACTAACCTCTGGTACACTGAGTAATGTACGATCGATAAGTTTCCACTCGAACGGTACCAGTGTCACGTCCTGGAAAGCGAGAAATTTGTGTCCCGTTGGATGCATCTTTCCAGTATCCACTACTTCTAGCACGTTCTCCAATCGTATACCAAAAGCTCCATTTTTATAGTATCCCGGttctgtaaaataatttacccACCCAATTCGCTTGAAATCATTCTTACTTTTTACTGCTTTACATTACTACTTACCATTAGAAAAGAAGTATCCCTCTTTGAAGGTGAACCTTTGCTTCGCCGTATATGAAATACTGATCGGAGCTAAAATAGGAGAGTAAAATTCGTGATAAAATTCCAGATCATTCCATAGGAACCTTACGCGATCGTTACTTACACTCACGAACAGCCGAGTACGACCCGATACCATGACCGGTCCCGTGCGGATAGTCGTTCATCGATCCCCAGACCGGTCCACGAGCTAGTGCGTCCAGTTCGGCAGGTTTTAGATTCTCCGGGAACGTCAGCATAGACAATCGAATCATACCGATCAGCACATTCGTATACGCACGGATTTGATCCGTTGTTGGTTCACCGAGATGTAGCGTCCGGGATACCTCCGTCGTACCATCCTCGTACTGGCCACCGGAATCGATCAGTACCATTCCCTCGGAAAGCTCAACGTTGGTACGGTTGGAAGGTGTATAGTTGGGTCGGCTGGAGTGCACTCCGTAGGCGACACTTGTTGGGAATGCGACCCCTTCCGAGTtgttttgtgtctttcgggcTTGGTCGATTTCACGCGCCAGTGACAACTCGGTGATGTGATCACCGGCAATAAACTAAGGTAAAAtggaaatgtggaaaaagttatcacGATAAGTCGAATTGCACATAACATTATTTGAGAAACTACTGACACACCTGAACATTCCTTAAAGAGAGttcaattcaaataaattattaaggCATCTACAGAATTCTCTAAAACCTTCTCAAATTTGGAATAGAATGTGAGAATTTGATCCAGATTTCGCAAAAATTCAACTTCTTTAACCTTGTTGTTCTGGGATATTTGGGAATCACCAGAAAATAGCTTAGGCCACCCCAAAATACTTTTGAAAGCAGTGTTAATCTAACTCTTAAACTCTTTCTTATTAGTCTGAAATTAAACCCTTTCTTACTTACCCTTTCCTCCAACCGACTGAACACCTCGCATATGGCCACTCCATCTCGTATGTGTGCCTGTCGCATTCCCTGCCGTTCGACCTGGTTCTTTTGCGCCCGAAGGAATATGATAGGAGATGGTCGCTCGAACACGATGTTTCGTGGCAGCGTCGCGTGTATGGCTTCCGATGCACCGGTATCGAAGACCACAGCTGACGGTACCAACAATCGGTGCCAGTGCTGTGCCAGGGTGCGCAGATCACGCCACACATCACCGTAATCCCGCAGCTG
Proteins encoded in this window:
- the LOC125760554 gene encoding xaa-Pro aminopeptidase 1, which translates into the protein MQRRKVGLQAGLGSFLALGILLAAVGQTIANEFQGIRRSKCQQSRDRTQIYEGVDNVLMKRLQALRTEMRTRTSTQSAELDAYLVPMYDEHQSQYLMESDQRVRFLTGFSGTVGEAVVLMRSAAFWTDDRFIEQADQELNCAWRLFRTGERPSVAEYILSELSPEARVGADPQLVPHPMWKALETDLTADYIRLVHINRNLVDMVWGTRRPAPRSGAIKVHPVRFAGERWDSKVARLRANLTALRCDGMIVTSLTEVAYLLNLRGSDIPHVPVFKAYLLVTHRELVLYTNTSRETLGLKNHLKAHSCHNENCVQLRDYGDVWRDLRTLAQHWHRLLVPSAVVFDTGASEAIHATLPRNIVFERPSPIIFLRAQKNQVERQGMRQAHIRDGVAICEVFSRLEERFIAGDHITELSLAREIDQARKTQNNSEGVAFPTSVAYGVHSSRPNYTPSNRTNVELSEGMVLIDSGGQYEDGTTEVSRTLHLGEPTTDQIRAYTNVLIGMIRLSMLTFPENLKPAELDALARGPVWGSMNDYPHGTGHGIGSYSAVRESPISISYTAKQRFTFKEGYFFSNEPGYYKNGAFGIRLENVLEVVDTGKMHPTGHKFLAFQDVTLVPFEWKLIDRTLLSVPEKKWLNDYNSRIRQHVGSELKRKHKMDAFYWMMNKTRHVPEYVTEAEYNGVAKLHHDHVPITGALTIVFLLGRFVLY
- the LOC125760544 gene encoding mucin-17; the protein is MGKRTHLLPLGVTLGLLLLTTTIAFVHAYTFDDDFEDLIAEESNVDEELLPGSVLLPSDVFNDGKPFLVDRDPSTGAIDFLHKKTGNQIELGDSKPYEPIKDSYVSDKKDVIIHQSTPNFHDFLNLPKMYSPENFVSISSSYANLKYQGINKGSNHREHGNTHIVAATSATAAPTTTSTTTTPPTSTKYFYNRPQYTVGNYNRPGAGSGSPNAYYSFPATSGRPITTPTTTTTTTTTTTTTPEPTTTTTESSRTTANSQKQLFTRYPYKSTIKNKYLETSEQTRKKFFLPSTLALPGPTTTTTERAPSTPMRSSTYYSPSVRPHWPSTYQTTTTTQSTIAVSASTAPANPVRFVDDAVDPPKIKFTMPALKYEGSRPAPFRPMPSQAEGTVPDRETTSSTSSNTKIDLPKNPAVMSLSDIFSTLEQKKRLESQLAESNRVEEVEEPEQEQDLPTTPPAIVLLNDGSAGSVTIGSSGPRIEQSIDLSDQYVRYEVHPQAQAPPSRPSLVQTQHQQQHQQQHQPQYNQYQVHQSNGHRPQPPAMDVVGGQYVKYEVQQPQLNVVKYGAVPSMNNVVISPNQNSATFVLGSQQSVGSSIGSSGRPEGVGHFVGSVSQDTASAAALSAGRPSYQMGQVLDEPHDQTNIGASVQVQVKPQDIIKTTSVRFPSESDDKYDNAPIISGTHKSEVLPPNGHSAPVRNDQMVVFPPNQEIASTLHEVSNRIVFDSPAPPSESLNRNELAIAPNPNYPADLPEQLTPPTAPERPDLIKQRPRPPVPAQGPPFRYSEIQRRPSTYPSDRPSRPTLTLPNILPQFRPNAKISQGHPPYMKEPGTYRVPPSAMLVKAGPPLRKPAGYNVPNSLPPTTAVRRTPLPTRLMTRLSPAPSRPQMHPASAELENRRYYRLPPPPPTMIKDRVYNIQPPRLQPPPLPPQPSGSPTNIIPPAVTSSEKPNEPLEDSEFHRNPPQILRNILKDDQQQRPKLEPVVTLQMLQSKKQASSSNSPAAQDSLGEESNNVLAGSSQSQQQENVNKDRPVYVVYPVKSTPVRLDSKAPNGDTIVVGHRGEQLPSKPISPGTEYQNTPFSIASHFEQEPILTAKHRKPNPNGKVNFPYSLEKPDPFALAQQLDKEQSAGQPAQDLSESDSEYNLGEEPTNVRDQDQDLISSKLQRFQTDSTPIAIAYTPTESSPLGSNSMRYSKPVGGYGSAASNYYYSPYGETQTEVSYLKIDDVDEFGNPSRRYEQSFQAPFQASMSLDPVKVTNPYEGWAVVTSSPQALKLQQQQTVNKPEPAPVRQYNSPNTIDRSDVGDTTSTGTGEDSADRSPSAPVTVSSASTTTFDPNSFQPELQGGFRPIYGADMKLSEQLNPDPQRSSVADLFAEDNENETVKAPQNITTKLQPVESKPKIVKKEEPDSGMDLDLEAFFDQFTKDYDDGDTGLDDVTMSEETTNEALPGSDESQYRSASEGRSSKGTAEEPSVSSSSESVTDSAATVKTAEEPVTKAT
- the LOC125760578 gene encoding coiled-coil domain-containing protein 124, translated to MPKKMGINSKAVEARERKAEAKKVANDKAAKAAEDALWVDDDKQLAKKKKQKEEDERRKAEAARKKAETKALLEEEMNSIKTTAKVPAAKVTRSQIESEIEKRNRAVEASTAAAVKPKPVPKEIPLEENLNRVMADTEVAQTIDQAIAVLSMGDASAADRHPEKRMKAAYKAYEEEELKRLKQEHPSLKLSQLKQMIFKNWQKAPENPMNQIRV